The Thermocrinis ruber genome has a window encoding:
- the aroC gene encoding chorismate synthase, which produces MPIRFLTAGESHGRGLVCIIEGIPANLELSSEYINRELERRQRGYGRGGRMKIEKDRVQILSGVRFGKTLGGPIALFIENKDWENWKEKMAVEGERPETAVPFTRPRPGHADLAGGIKYNQRDLRNILERASARETACRVALGAVCKRFLEELGVFVGSYVVSIGPLCPPIEEQDLIKRHQLAEQSEVRFPDPSKDKEFMELIDRAKEMGESLGGVFEVFAVGVPPGLGSHVHWDRKLDGRIAQAMMSIQAIKGVEIGLGFEAAKRFGSEVHDEIGYREGEGYFRYSNNLGGLEGGITNGMPIIVRCAMKPIPTLTKPLRSVDVLTKEEVRAGKERTDVVAVPAASVVGESALALVLADAFLEKLGGDFMEEVKERYRIYLEHVKSF; this is translated from the coding sequence ATGCCTATAAGATTTCTTACTGCTGGTGAGTCTCACGGCAGGGGTTTAGTCTGCATAATAGAGGGTATACCCGCCAACTTGGAGCTCTCCTCCGAGTATATAAACAGGGAATTAGAAAGAAGACAGAGGGGCTATGGTAGAGGGGGCAGAATGAAGATAGAAAAGGACAGGGTCCAGATCCTTTCGGGTGTAAGGTTTGGCAAAACCCTCGGTGGTCCCATAGCTCTCTTCATTGAAAACAAAGATTGGGAGAACTGGAAAGAAAAGATGGCGGTGGAGGGGGAAAGACCGGAAACAGCAGTTCCCTTCACAAGACCAAGACCGGGGCATGCAGACCTTGCGGGTGGTATAAAGTACAACCAGCGGGACCTTAGGAATATACTTGAGAGGGCCTCTGCCCGAGAGACTGCCTGTAGGGTTGCCTTGGGAGCGGTGTGCAAGAGATTCTTGGAAGAGCTTGGAGTATTTGTGGGAAGCTATGTAGTTAGCATAGGTCCATTGTGTCCTCCTATAGAAGAGCAGGACTTAATAAAGAGGCATCAATTGGCGGAACAGTCGGAGGTTAGATTTCCAGATCCAAGCAAAGATAAGGAGTTTATGGAATTGATAGATAGGGCAAAGGAAATGGGTGAAAGCTTAGGGGGTGTTTTTGAAGTTTTTGCGGTTGGTGTGCCCCCTGGGCTTGGCAGTCATGTGCATTGGGATAGAAAGCTGGACGGAAGGATAGCCCAGGCCATGATGAGCATTCAGGCTATAAAGGGGGTGGAAATAGGGCTCGGCTTTGAGGCAGCCAAAAGGTTTGGCTCTGAGGTCCATGATGAGATCGGTTACAGAGAGGGCGAAGGATACTTTAGGTATTCCAACAACTTGGGAGGTTTGGAGGGAGGTATAACCAACGGTATGCCTATAATAGTACGATGTGCCATGAAACCCATACCCACCCTAACCAAACCTCTTAGGAGCGTGGATGTTTTAACAAAAGAGGAAGTAAGAGCGGGAAAGGAGAGAACAGATGTGGTGGCAGTACCTGCTGCGTCGGTGGTGGGTGAATCCGCCTTAGCTTTAGTCTTAGCAGATGCCTTTCTTGAAAAGTTGGGCGGAGACTTTATGGAAGAGGTAAAGGAAAGGTACAGAATTTACTTAGAACATGTTAAAAGTTTTTGA
- the tilS gene encoding tRNA lysidine(34) synthetase TilS: protein MAYHSLLRKVITLQRKTKLIPPNSAILVAFSGGIDSSSLAVALQRLREPLKIKRLALLHINHLLRGEESYRDENFTRSFAQKYSLELFVERVDVPSLAKKKGGNIEAVAREERYRLFEEVRKREGFDLVATAHHLGDLVETIILWLTRGTGLEGLLGFEPMEGNIIRPFYLATRQEIEDFAKKQAIEWVEDSTNYDLSLARNRIRHRVVPELKAINPNLEESVLRMREILKEENELLEKLVQTALLKVREEGREGFLKLEPALQRRVVMKLYGVKNFKEVSRIINRIKKGDNI, encoded by the coding sequence ATGGCATATCACAGCCTTCTGAGGAAGGTTATAACCCTACAGAGGAAGACAAAACTGATCCCTCCCAACAGTGCTATTCTTGTAGCTTTCTCCGGGGGCATAGACTCCTCCTCTTTAGCGGTAGCCCTGCAAAGGTTAAGAGAGCCCTTAAAGATCAAACGCTTAGCCCTTTTACACATAAACCATCTTTTGAGGGGAGAAGAATCTTACAGGGATGAGAACTTTACAAGAAGTTTCGCCCAAAAATACTCCTTAGAGCTCTTTGTGGAGAGGGTGGATGTGCCAAGCTTAGCCAAAAAAAAGGGAGGCAACATAGAGGCGGTCGCAAGGGAGGAAAGATACAGGCTCTTTGAGGAGGTGAGAAAGAGGGAAGGCTTTGACTTGGTAGCAACTGCCCATCACCTGGGGGACTTGGTGGAGACTATAATTCTTTGGCTCACACGGGGCACGGGGCTTGAGGGACTTTTGGGCTTTGAACCAATGGAAGGCAACATTATAAGACCTTTTTACCTTGCCACTCGGCAGGAGATAGAGGATTTTGCCAAAAAGCAAGCCATTGAGTGGGTGGAGGATTCCACCAACTATGACCTTTCTTTGGCAAGAAACAGAATAAGGCACAGGGTGGTGCCCGAGCTAAAGGCTATAAACCCAAACCTGGAAGAGAGCGTGCTTAGGATGAGGGAGATTTTAAAGGAGGAGAATGAACTTCTTGAGAAGTTAGTCCAGACTGCCCTTTTGAAGGTAAGGGAGGAAGGAAGGGAAGGCTTTTTAAAGTTGGAGCCAGCCCTCCAAAGGCGTGTGGTAATGAAGCTATACGGAGTAAAGAACTTCAAAGAGGTGAGCAGGATCATAAACAGGATAAAGAAGGGTGATAATATATAG
- a CDS encoding ABC transporter permease — protein sequence MLKVFEEIGKATLLTLWAIFFLFKNPPRLTHFIKQLTYLGAETTPVVLITSLFSGGVIALQTYSTFHRFNAEFLIGAVVALSMGRELAPVLTALMVVARVGSAMTAQIGTMRITEQIDALEVMGIDPRSYLITPRIVAGTLGVPMLTVLSNIAGIFGGWFVAVKLFGVNEYLFWEKMKDLTELHDFLGGLYKATFFGFIITAVSCYFGFYTRGGTEGVGRATTNSVVASSMLVLISDYFLTAIIF from the coding sequence ATGTTAAAAGTTTTTGAAGAAATAGGCAAGGCGACCCTTCTAACCCTCTGGGCTATATTTTTTCTGTTTAAAAATCCTCCAAGATTGACCCACTTTATAAAACAGCTCACCTACTTGGGGGCAGAAACCACCCCAGTGGTGCTAATAACTTCTCTGTTTAGTGGTGGAGTTATAGCTTTGCAAACCTACAGCACCTTTCACAGGTTCAACGCAGAATTTCTAATAGGGGCAGTGGTGGCCCTCTCTATGGGTAGAGAGCTTGCCCCTGTGCTTACCGCCCTTATGGTGGTTGCACGTGTTGGCTCTGCTATGACCGCTCAGATAGGAACCATGCGCATAACAGAACAGATAGACGCCTTAGAGGTAATGGGTATAGACCCTCGGAGCTATCTTATCACACCCCGAATAGTGGCTGGAACGCTTGGCGTTCCAATGCTAACCGTTTTGTCCAACATAGCGGGTATCTTTGGTGGATGGTTTGTGGCGGTAAAGCTCTTTGGAGTTAACGAATATCTATTCTGGGAAAAGATGAAGGACCTTACTGAACTGCATGACTTCTTAGGCGGACTATACAAGGCTACCTTCTTTGGTTTTATCATCACCGCGGTTAGCTGTTATTTTGGCTTTTACACAAGGGGTGGCACCGAGGGTGTTGGGAGAGCCACTACAAACAGTGTGGTTGCATCCTCTATGTTGGTGCTAATATCCGACTACTTCTTGACAGCGATAATCTTTTGA
- a CDS encoding glycosyltransferase family 4 protein, with protein MRVFWVNGNPNPNFGGTELHTVSMLKYLKDFFDITLICAKGSFMDKNTDFVRKLYIPFPHSLTLPSMIKLYRAISSEKPDIVVANNGKEYPDVLYCGKLAGSKVFFFRHMSRMREWTVRKFVFPFVDKFLAVSEHVRQNLIREGVPPQKVEVVYNVIEEDGFKATQKPKNGKLKVLFVGKLDEGKGVFDLANACLELLKKGYPIECIFVGNGRAEADLKAMVQNYRENFLFVGYTPEVEKYYAQAHVCVIPSKGEEAFPRVALEALISGCALVVSDSGGQKEAVIEGFNGYIFERGNPEALKEKLSLALENWETFSQNSQKLYWEKFSAQRTINKILEIFTH; from the coding sequence TTGAGGGTCTTTTGGGTTAACGGCAATCCAAACCCAAACTTTGGAGGCACAGAGCTCCACACCGTAAGCATGTTAAAATACCTGAAGGATTTCTTTGACATAACCCTAATATGTGCCAAGGGCAGTTTTATGGATAAAAATACAGACTTTGTAAGAAAGCTTTACATACCCTTTCCCCACAGCCTAACACTGCCGAGCATGATAAAGCTGTATAGGGCAATAAGTTCAGAAAAGCCGGATATTGTAGTAGCCAACAACGGAAAGGAGTATCCAGATGTTCTTTACTGCGGAAAGTTGGCGGGTAGTAAGGTTTTTTTCTTCAGGCACATGTCCCGTATGAGAGAGTGGACAGTCCGGAAGTTTGTCTTTCCCTTTGTGGATAAATTTTTGGCGGTAAGCGAACATGTTAGGCAAAACTTAATAAGGGAAGGCGTGCCACCGCAAAAGGTGGAGGTGGTTTACAACGTCATAGAGGAGGACGGGTTCAAAGCTACTCAAAAACCAAAGAACGGCAAGCTAAAGGTTCTTTTTGTGGGCAAGCTGGATGAAGGAAAGGGTGTCTTTGACTTGGCAAATGCTTGTTTGGAGCTTTTAAAAAAGGGCTATCCCATTGAATGCATCTTTGTGGGCAACGGAAGGGCGGAGGCGGATTTGAAGGCTATGGTCCAAAACTACCGGGAAAACTTTCTCTTTGTGGGCTATACCCCAGAGGTGGAAAAATACTACGCCCAAGCCCATGTATGCGTTATTCCATCAAAGGGAGAGGAAGCTTTCCCAAGGGTTGCCCTTGAAGCGCTAATCAGCGGCTGTGCCTTGGTAGTTTCCGACTCGGGAGGGCAAAAGGAGGCGGTAATAGAAGGTTTCAACGGCTACATCTTTGAAAGAGGAAATCCAGAGGCACTTAAGGAAAAGCTCTCCTTAGCTCTGGAGAACTGGGAAACCTTCTCCCAAAACTCCCAAAAGCTATATTGGGAAAAGTTTTCCGCCCAAAGGACAATAAACAAAATTCTTGAGATTTTCACACATTGA
- the rpmB gene encoding 50S ribosomal protein L28 — protein sequence MAKCYVCGKTTKVGRSVTFSGERNPRLFKANLHRVKAVLEDGTVKRIYVCTKCLKAGKVVKAVKFS from the coding sequence ATGGCGAAGTGTTACGTTTGCGGAAAGACTACCAAGGTAGGAAGAAGTGTGACCTTTTCCGGAGAGAGAAACCCGAGACTTTTTAAGGCTAACCTTCATAGGGTTAAAGCGGTGCTTGAGGATGGCACCGTAAAAAGGATATATGTTTGCACTAAGTGTCTAAAGGCGGGTAAGGTAGTTAAGGCAGTAAAGTTCTCTTAG
- the ychF gene encoding redox-regulated ATPase YchF: MGFSCGIVGLPNVGKSTLFNALLQSAKAQSANYPFCTIEPNVGVVEVPDQRLYHIAQKERSKKITPTFIEFWDIAGLVRNASKGEGLGNQFLANIREVDAIVQVLRCFEDPDVVHVEGEVDPIRDAQIIDLELIAKDLETVERRLEKVQKMARLVDKKVKEELEHLEKIKAVLDRMEPLRRHKEELGEETIEYAKKTLFLLSIKPIMYVANVGEKDLPEGNEWSEKVKAYAEQESAPVVVMCAKLEADLIGLESQEKLELLKAYGLEEPGLNKLIREGYRLLGLITFFTAGEKETRAWTIKKGTKAPQAAGKVHSDMERGFIAAEVINYEEYKNLPSLSKAKELGLVRLEGKDYVVQDGDIMYFRFNV; the protein is encoded by the coding sequence ATGGGATTCAGCTGTGGAATAGTAGGGCTTCCCAACGTGGGAAAATCAACCCTTTTTAATGCCCTTTTGCAGTCGGCAAAGGCTCAGTCTGCCAACTATCCCTTTTGCACTATCGAACCCAACGTGGGCGTGGTAGAGGTGCCAGACCAAAGGCTCTACCACATAGCCCAAAAGGAGAGGTCAAAAAAGATCACACCCACCTTCATAGAGTTTTGGGACATTGCGGGCTTGGTAAGAAACGCCAGCAAAGGGGAGGGTCTGGGTAATCAGTTCTTGGCAAACATCCGAGAGGTGGATGCCATAGTTCAGGTTCTGAGATGCTTTGAGGACCCGGATGTGGTGCACGTAGAGGGAGAGGTTGACCCAATAAGGGACGCCCAGATTATAGACTTGGAGCTTATAGCCAAAGACTTGGAGACGGTGGAAAGGAGGTTAGAAAAGGTTCAAAAGATGGCAAGGCTTGTAGACAAAAAGGTAAAAGAGGAGCTTGAACATTTGGAAAAGATAAAGGCAGTCCTTGACAGAATGGAGCCTCTGAGGAGGCACAAAGAAGAGCTTGGAGAGGAAACCATAGAGTATGCAAAGAAGACTCTATTTCTGCTTTCTATCAAACCCATCATGTACGTTGCCAATGTGGGAGAGAAAGATTTGCCAGAGGGCAATGAGTGGTCCGAAAAGGTAAAGGCTTACGCAGAGCAAGAGTCTGCGCCGGTGGTGGTTATGTGCGCCAAGCTTGAGGCAGATTTGATCGGATTAGAAAGTCAAGAAAAGCTTGAACTTTTGAAGGCTTACGGGCTTGAAGAACCGGGATTAAATAAGCTAATAAGGGAGGGTTACCGTCTGCTTGGACTTATAACCTTCTTTACTGCCGGCGAGAAGGAAACCAGGGCTTGGACCATTAAAAAGGGCACAAAGGCACCACAAGCGGCGGGCAAGGTTCACTCGGATATGGAAAGGGGCTTCATAGCGGCGGAGGTCATCAACTACGAAGAATACAAAAACCTCCCATCCCTCAGCAAGGCAAAGGAGCTTGGTTTAGTAAGGTTAGAAGGCAAGGATTACGTGGTTCAAGACGGAGACATAATGTACTTTAGGTTCAATGTGTGA
- the gcvT gene encoding glycine cleavage system aminomethyltransferase GcvT — protein MKTTPLHPLHIQLKAKFTEFAGYQMPLQYSSIVEEVMAVRSSAGLFDISHMGRLWVKGKDVKQKLDFLTTNSLDKLKYGKVQYNLLVNERGGVKDDITVYMMGEGEYFLCVNSINREKVLNWLASWGLTVEDWTFQSVQIALQGKSAEEKLKKYFDVSGLKRYNFLTVGNVIISRTGYTGEDGFEIYAPIKEGIEIFEALSKEVQICGLGARDVLRIEAGMPLYGHELSEDISPLMASLDRFVSREKDFLGKDEMFSKEPQRKLFGLELQEKGVPREGYRVEINRKEIGVVSSGTFSPTLKKGIALCFVDKEYLQEGAEVELIIREKPVRAVLRRYPFIR, from the coding sequence ATGAAAACCACACCTTTGCATCCTTTACACATCCAATTAAAGGCAAAATTTACAGAGTTTGCGGGATACCAAATGCCTTTGCAGTATTCCTCCATAGTAGAAGAGGTTATGGCGGTCAGGAGTTCTGCGGGACTTTTTGATATATCCCACATGGGAAGGCTTTGGGTTAAGGGAAAAGATGTAAAACAAAAGCTTGACTTTTTGACTACCAACTCCTTGGACAAGCTAAAATATGGTAAAGTGCAGTATAACTTATTGGTCAACGAGAGGGGAGGTGTAAAGGATGATATAACTGTTTATATGATGGGGGAGGGGGAATACTTTTTGTGTGTAAACAGCATAAACAGGGAGAAGGTTTTAAACTGGCTTGCCTCTTGGGGTCTAACTGTGGAAGATTGGACCTTTCAGAGTGTGCAAATAGCCCTTCAGGGCAAATCCGCAGAGGAAAAATTGAAGAAGTATTTTGACGTTAGTGGTTTGAAAAGATACAACTTCTTGACAGTTGGGAACGTAATAATTTCCCGTACAGGCTACACAGGAGAGGATGGCTTTGAAATTTACGCACCCATCAAAGAGGGCATTGAAATTTTTGAGGCCCTTTCAAAGGAGGTGCAAATCTGTGGACTTGGTGCAAGGGATGTTTTGAGGATAGAAGCTGGTATGCCTCTGTACGGACACGAACTTTCGGAGGATATCTCTCCTCTGATGGCAAGCTTAGACAGGTTTGTAAGCAGGGAAAAGGACTTTTTAGGAAAGGATGAGATGTTTTCAAAGGAGCCACAGAGAAAACTCTTTGGTCTGGAGTTGCAAGAAAAGGGTGTGCCTAGGGAAGGCTACCGAGTAGAGATAAACCGCAAAGAAATAGGTGTGGTCTCAAGCGGAACCTTTTCGCCCACCTTAAAAAAGGGCATAGCCCTCTGCTTTGTGGATAAGGAATATCTGCAAGAGGGCGCAGAGGTTGAGCTTATAATTAGGGAAAAGCCCGTAAGGGCAGTTCTAAGAAGGTATCCCTTCATAAGGTAA
- the infC gene encoding translation initiation factor IF-3, translated as MEYRINRQIRAKEVRLIDQDGKQIGIVPLQEALRIAEERGLDLVEVAPNANPPVCKLLDYGKFLYELKKKEKEARKKQREHSMEVKDINLSLRIDEHDLKVKLKHMREFLEDGDKVRVRIRFRGRENAHPELGDRLVNRIVEELSDCGQLEGPPKKEGNFLTFALLPKKK; from the coding sequence ATGGAGTATAGGATAAACAGGCAAATAAGGGCAAAAGAAGTTAGGCTTATTGACCAAGACGGAAAGCAGATAGGCATAGTACCGCTTCAAGAGGCTTTAAGAATTGCAGAGGAGAGAGGGTTGGACCTGGTGGAAGTAGCCCCAAACGCCAACCCTCCCGTTTGTAAGCTATTAGATTACGGAAAGTTTTTGTATGAACTAAAAAAGAAAGAGAAGGAGGCAAGGAAGAAACAAAGGGAACACTCTATGGAAGTAAAGGATATTAATCTTTCCTTGCGTATTGATGAACACGACCTTAAGGTAAAACTAAAGCACATGAGAGAATTTTTGGAAGATGGGGACAAGGTGAGGGTTAGAATAAGGTTCAGGGGTAGAGAAAATGCCCATCCAGAACTGGGAGATAGATTGGTCAATAGGATTGTGGAGGAACTCTCAGACTGTGGGCAACTTGAGGGACCACCAAAAAAGGAAGGAAACTTTTTGACCTTTGCCCTTTTGCCAAAAAAGAAGTAG
- a CDS encoding MBL fold metallo-hydrolase — protein MYKLFKLTLLFVVLAFAFAPEMKLKRVSGNIYMVRGVDALPSLENRGFMSNAFAVLTKEGWVVVDALSTPELSKEFVENLYRVKRAPIKYAIITHYHPDHWYGAKTYKELGAKIIAHHVLMEEYKSGQAQMALDGAKQRFKGLFDNVVLVPPDIVVKEDTELKVGEYTFKLIPLKHSAHTNNDLVVYMPKERVLFAGDLVSYKRIIFAGDRNASVGGWIKALRMLKGMDVEVILAGHNEPLKKDAIDDTLNYLTFLRERVKKMKEEGKSVDEIRQALAENPFKDYKMYNEFYNANIFAVYNQLDYEED, from the coding sequence ATGTATAAGCTCTTTAAACTTACTCTGCTCTTTGTGGTGCTTGCCTTTGCCTTTGCCCCCGAGATGAAGCTAAAAAGGGTCTCGGGGAACATCTACATGGTTAGAGGTGTGGATGCCCTGCCCTCTTTGGAAAACAGGGGGTTCATGTCCAACGCCTTTGCGGTGCTAACCAAAGAAGGATGGGTGGTGGTGGATGCACTGTCTACTCCTGAGCTTTCAAAGGAGTTTGTGGAGAACCTATACAGGGTCAAAAGGGCACCCATAAAGTATGCCATAATAACCCACTACCATCCAGACCATTGGTATGGTGCAAAAACATACAAAGAGCTTGGAGCAAAGATAATAGCCCACCATGTTTTGATGGAGGAATACAAATCCGGTCAAGCCCAGATGGCTCTGGATGGTGCCAAGCAGAGGTTCAAGGGTCTCTTTGACAATGTGGTTTTGGTGCCACCAGATATAGTGGTAAAGGAAGACACAGAACTAAAGGTGGGAGAATACACCTTTAAGCTTATTCCCCTCAAACACAGTGCCCATACTAACAACGACCTTGTGGTTTATATGCCAAAGGAGAGGGTGCTCTTTGCGGGAGATTTGGTTAGCTACAAAAGGATCATTTTCGCAGGGGACAGAAACGCCAGTGTAGGAGGATGGATAAAGGCTCTTAGGATGCTCAAAGGTATGGATGTGGAGGTTATCCTGGCCGGGCACAACGAACCTCTCAAAAAGGATGCCATAGATGATACTCTGAACTACCTTACCTTTCTTAGGGAGAGGGTAAAAAAGATGAAAGAAGAGGGCAAAAGTGTAGACGAGATAAGGCAAGCACTGGCGGAAAATCCCTTTAAGGACTACAAAATGTATAACGAATTTTACAACGCCAACATCTTTGCGGTTTATAACCAGTTGGATTACGAGGAAGATTGA
- a CDS encoding protoglobin domain-containing protein — METIEELKVHYNWTEEDEENLRRVAWIGEKYKEEFVEEFYRHLENFPDASKYLSSKEIRDRHKEKIKRWFASFFTSKYDAQYLKGLYRVGEVHFKIGLPPHYVQASMNFVRSYLMNIINKEMGTSAETNRILISINKALDINLDVMINSFREEELRLYHAMGKYQKILIENVKRISWFFDFFIVFTLAVVGVFLIVWIIYEIWLILTGVLPLERGGLSVLGSILILYAISELLSEEIKHIKGSALSLKVFVGVALAAVIRKVLILSLSPEKVQELITLSLVILALGVVFWLIYRVESKL; from the coding sequence ATGGAAACCATAGAAGAGCTCAAAGTTCATTACAACTGGACTGAGGAGGACGAAGAGAACCTACGCAGGGTTGCTTGGATAGGTGAAAAATACAAGGAAGAGTTTGTAGAAGAATTTTACAGACACCTTGAAAATTTCCCGGATGCGAGCAAATATCTTTCCAGCAAAGAGATAAGGGATAGGCACAAAGAAAAAATAAAAAGATGGTTTGCATCCTTTTTCACTTCAAAGTATGATGCTCAATACCTAAAAGGACTATACCGTGTGGGAGAGGTTCATTTCAAGATAGGGCTCCCACCTCACTATGTGCAAGCATCCATGAACTTTGTAAGAAGTTATCTAATGAACATCATAAATAAAGAGATGGGAACCTCTGCAGAAACCAATAGAATACTGATCTCGATTAACAAGGCTTTAGACATAAACCTTGATGTAATGATCAATTCTTTCAGAGAGGAAGAGTTGCGCCTATATCATGCAATGGGAAAGTATCAAAAAATTCTGATAGAAAACGTTAAAAGGATATCGTGGTTTTTTGACTTTTTCATAGTTTTTACCCTGGCAGTGGTAGGTGTTTTTCTCATTGTTTGGATCATATACGAAATTTGGCTCATTCTCACGGGAGTGTTGCCTTTGGAAAGGGGTGGTTTGAGTGTGCTAGGTTCTATCTTAATCCTTTATGCAATCTCTGAGCTTCTTTCTGAGGAAATAAAACACATAAAAGGTTCTGCCCTTAGCTTAAAAGTATTTGTAGGCGTTGCCTTGGCGGCAGTCATAAGAAAGGTATTGATACTCTCTTTGTCTCCCGAGAAGGTTCAGGAGTTGATAACACTCTCTCTTGTGATTTTAGCCTTGGGGGTAGTATTTTGGCTCATATACAGAGTTGAATCAAAGCTTTAA
- a CDS encoding IS110 family transposase: MKEKVLGCDVSKDYIILHDGNQAYKLSLENFKSLQKLVNNSIVVLEQTGAYGLRWGQVLEDLGAKVYIADGKDFKNFKLYQAVRKKDDYTDAYYLRLFFFERPKRVWRFNKELAHLRALIRQHMRNEKDITKHANRLSQYLAVIFPTKNYCDLDRKKFLKALDEIEQELKQTPHALSGLALMELNKLRVVLD, translated from the coding sequence ATGAAGGAAAAAGTCTTAGGCTGTGATGTTAGCAAGGATTATATCATACTCCATGATGGAAATCAAGCATACAAGCTTAGCCTTGAAAACTTCAAAAGCCTTCAAAAGCTGGTAAATAACAGCATTGTGGTTTTAGAACAAACGGGTGCATACGGGCTTAGGTGGGGGCAAGTCTTAGAAGACTTGGGAGCAAAGGTCTATATTGCAGATGGCAAGGACTTTAAGAACTTCAAACTCTACCAAGCGGTAAGAAAGAAAGATGACTATACGGATGCATACTACCTTAGGCTTTTCTTTTTTGAAAGACCTAAAAGAGTTTGGCGGTTTAACAAAGAGTTAGCCCATCTTAGGGCTTTGATTAGGCAACATATGAGAAATGAAAAGGACATAACCAAGCATGCAAACAGATTAAGCCAGTATTTAGCGGTTATCTTTCCCACTAAAAATTACTGTGATTTGGACAGAAAGAAGTTTCTAAAAGCTTTGGATGAGATAGAACAAGAATTAAAGCAAACTCCACATGCATTAAGTGGCTTGGCTTTGATGGAACTAAACAAGCTTAGGGTTGTGTTGGATTGA